From Sardina pilchardus chromosome 9, fSarPil1.1, whole genome shotgun sequence, a single genomic window includes:
- the LOC134092230 gene encoding mitochondrial intermembrane space import and assembly protein 40-B-like produces the protein MAMAPAVTEDGKDQVKTLSSAEPAVQVKTLSSAEPAVQVNTLSSAEPAVQVKTLSSAEPAVQVKTLSSAEPAVQVKTLSSAEPAVQVNTLSSAEPAVDVKTPSRADPVVEKDSDNTKGLILPTGEINWECPCLDDMATGPCGAEFRAAFSCFHFSDAEVKGSDCMQPLRAMQACFRRFPHAYSKEKGKAETPTHTNPQTQTSTQQHPPQTQTSSQQRPSETPAS, from the exons ATGGCAATGGCACCAGCGGTCACCGAGGACG GAAAAGACCAGGTGAAGACTCTCAGCTCTGCAGAGCCAGCGGTGCAGGTGAAAACTCTCAGCTCTGCAGAGCCAGCGGTGCAGGTCAACACTCTCAGCTCTGCAGAGCCAGCGGTGCAGGTCAAGACTCTCAGCTCTGCAGAGCCAGCGGTGCAGGTCAAGACTCTCAGCTCTGCAGAGCCAGCGGTGCAGGTCAAGACTCTCAGCTCTGCAGAGCCAGCGGTGCAGGTCAACACTCTCAGCTCTGCAGAGCCAGCGGTGGACGTCAAGACTCCCAGCAGGGCGGATCCAGTGGTGGAGAAAGACTCTGACAACACGAAAG gGCTCATCCTGCCCACTGGCGAGATCAACTGGGAGTGTCCGTGTCTGGACGACATGGCAACGGGTCCCTGTGGGGCGGAGTTCCGCGCAGCCTTCAGCTGCTTCCACTTCAGTGATGCGGAGGTGAAGGGTTCCGACTGCATGCAGCCTCTCCGCGCCATGCAGGCCTGCTTCCGCCGCTTCCCGCACGCCTACTCAAAGGAGAAAGGGAAGGCTgaaacccccacacacacaaacccccaaaCACAAACCTCAACGCAACAGCACCCCCCACAAACCCAAACCTCATCACAACAGCGCCCCTCAGAAACTCCTGCATCGTAA
- the LOC134092631 gene encoding major histocompatibility complex class I-related gene protein-like — MAALVLAILLFKCFLFTWAEIHNLFRHCTAMSGINNFPDYVQRQVVDGQYCSNYSSAMQRNVPKNICFNDSLSPNYWDTSTKESVMMENGITEYFTLIKKDRNETVGVHVFQAIHYCWWNDKTNETGYFVTRAYDGVALIGLMAHAPKGLSGEDEFQRKEKCYRELNYYVTYAKKCLELTVAPDVSLFLSYSSSSSAVCHGTGFYPNGVNITWKRDGQVMENVNSTLPNGDGTFQSRAVITVSPEERRKSRYTCEVAHESGLIIKTLPEEEGSGIVIGSVILVFLLLIGALNVAFFCKRMRTQNETELAPQRQETKMLPLEAV; from the exons ATGGCTGCTCTAGTATTGGCTATTCTTCTtttcaaatgttttcttttcactTGGGCTG AAATCCATAACCTGTTTCGGCATTGCACAGCCATGTCAGGAATTAACAACTTCCCGGATTACGTGCAGCGTCAAGTTGTTGACGGTCAATACTGTAGCAATTATAGCAGTGCCATGCAGAGGAACGTCCCAAAGAATATATGCTTTAACGACAGTCTGAGTCCAAACTACTGGGATACTAGCACTAAGGAATCAGTGATGATGGAGAATGGAATCACCGAGTACTTTACATTAATAAAAAAGGACCGAAATGAAACTG TGGGAGTACATGTATTCCAGGCGATTCACTACTGTTGGTGGAATGATAAGACTAATGAAACAGGTTACTTTGTAACACGTGCATACGATGGAGTTGCCCTTATTGGACTAATGGCTCATGCACCAAAAGGATTATCCGGTGAAGATGAGTTCCAGCGTAAAGAGAAGTGCTATAGAGAGCTAAACTATTATGTTACGTATGCGAAAAAATGCTTGGAACTGACAG TCGCCCCAGATGTCTCTCTGTTCTTGAGCTACTCTTCCAGCTCTTCAGCGGTGTGCCACGGTACAGGTTTCTATCCTAACGGAGTGAACATCACTtggaagagagatggacaggTGATGGAGAATGTGAACTCCACACTGCCCAATGGGGATGGAACCTTCCAGAGCAGAGCCGTGATCACTGTGTcacctgaggagaggaggaagagccgGTACACCTGTGAGGTGGCACACGAGAGTGGACTCATCATCAAGACCCTGCCTGAGGAAGAGG GTTCTGGGATTGTGATTGGGTCTGTGATTTTGGTTTTTTTGCTTCTGATTGGGGCATTAAATGTGGCATTCTTTTGCAAAAGAATGAGGACCCAAAATGAGACTGAACTTGCACCACAGAGACAAG aGACCAAGATGCTGCCTCTAGAGGCTGTGTGA
- the uroc1 gene encoding urocanate hydratase has product MSNLKEICAGLVLDPLPPNLGRDPAVPHAPVRTPNLSPEQERLALRNALRYFPPTLHGTLAPEFAQELRQYGHIYMYRFCPTYRMRAYPIHEYPCRTQQAASIMLMIMNNLDPAVAQFPQELVTYGGNGQVFSNWAQFRLVMHYLSVMTEEQTLVMYSGHPLGLFPSLPSSPRCVITNGMVIPNYSSRDEYERMFALGVSMYGQMTAGSYCYIGPQGIVHGTMLTVLNAGRRYLGTDDLRGRVLVTSGLGGMSGAQAKAAVIAGCVGVIAEVDEAPLRKRHEQGWLMEVTSDLEHCIQRIREAKASKMALSLGYHGNIVDLWERLWQQYERTGELLVDLGSDQTSLHNPFSGGYYPAALNLRQAQQLMSNEPSRFRTAVQESLRRQVTAVNKLAKVGLFFWDYGNAFLLEAQRAGADVGSSTGGATEFKYPSYVQHIMGDIFSLGFGPFRWVCTSCDPADLQETDNIATAILEEISATVTERVRQQYNDNIRWIREAGKHKMVVGSQARILYSDQKGRVAIAMAINKAIASGRVSAPVVISRDHHDVSGTDSPFRETSNVYDGSAFCADMAVQNFVGDAFRGATWVSLHNGGGVGWGEVMNGGFGLLLDGSEEAGRRARLMLNWDVSNGVARRCWSGNANAYETIQRTMEDQGELLVTMPFPVQDEIVLDRALQG; this is encoded by the exons ATGTCCAACCTGAAGGAGATCTGTGCCGGTCTGGTGCTGGACCCGCTCCCTCCGAACCTTGGCAGGGACCCTGCGGTACCTCACGCCCCCGTGCGCACCCCCAACCTCAGCCCCGAACAGGAGAGG CTGGCACTGAGGAATGCCCTGCGGTACTTCCCTCCGACTCTTCATGGCACGCTGGCCCCAGAGTTTGCCCAGGAGCTGCGTCAGTACGGGCACATCTACATGTACCGCTTTTGCCCCACCTACAGGATGAG GGCCTACCCCATACATGAGTATCCATGTCGAACGCAACAAGCTGCTTCAATCATGTTAATGATTATGAACAACCTTGACCCTGCTGTTGCACAg TTTCCTCAAGAGCTGGTGACCTACGGTGGGAACGGACAAGTGTTCAGCAACTGGGCTCAG ttccggCTGGTCATGCACTACCTGAGTGTGATGACGGAGGAGCAGACGCTGGTCATGTACAGCGGTCATCCCCTCGGCCTCTTCCCCAGCCTGCCCTCGTCCCCTCGCTGCGTCATCACCAACGGCATG GTCATCCCCAACTACTCTTCCAGAGACGAATACGAGAGGATGTTTGCTCTGGGGGTGTCCAT GTATGGTCAGATGACTGCTGGGAGCTACTGCTACATTGGCCCTCAAGGGATCGTTCACGGAACCATG ctGACGGTGTTGAATGCTGGTCGGAGGTACCTGGGCACAGATGACCTCAGGGGTCGCGTGCTTGTGACCTCGGGGCTCGGAGGCATGAGTGGGGCGCAGGCCAAGGCCGCCGTCATCGCAGGCTGTGTGGGGGTCATCGCTGAG GTGGATGAAGCGCCGCTGAGGAAGAGACATGAGCAGGGCTGGCTGATGGAGGTCACCAGCGACCTGGAGCACTGTATCCAGCGCATCAG GGAGGCCAAGGCATCCAAGATGGCGCTCAGTTTGGGTTACCATGGCAACATTGTGGACCTGTG GGAGCGCCTGTGGCAGCAGTACGAGCGCACGGGCGAGCTGCTGGTGGACCTGGGCTCGGACCAGACGTCGCTGCACAACCCCTTCAGCGGAGGCTACTACCCCGCCGCCCTCAACCTGCGCCAAGCACAGCAGCTCATGAGCAACGAGCCCAGCCGCTTCAGAACCGCCGTGCAGGAGAG TCTGAGACGTCAGGTCACTGCGGTCAACAAGCTGGCAAAGGTTGGCCTGTTCTTCTGGGACTATGGCAACGCCTTCCTTCTGGAGGCACAGAGAGCAG GAGCTGATGTAGGGAGTAGCACTGGAGGGGCTACAGAGTTCAAATATCCATCATACGTGCAACATATCATGGG GGACATCTTCTCTCTGGGCTTCGGGCCGTTCCGATGGGTGTGCACTTCCTGTGACCCCGCTGACCTTCAGGAGACTGATAACATCGCCACGGCGATCCTGGAGGAGATCAGCGCCACGGTAACGGAGCGCGTGCGGCAGCAGTACAACGACAACATCCGCTGGATCCGAGAAGCAGGAAAACAcaagatg GTGGTTGGCTCCCAGGCTCGCATCCTCTACTCAGACCAGAAAGGAAGAGTGGCTATCGCCATGGCAATAAACAAGGCCATTGCCAGTGGAAGGGTCTCg gCTCCTGTGGTCATCAGTAGGGACCACCATGATGTCAGCGGAACAGACAGCCCCTTCAGAGAGACGTCCAACGTCTACGATGGCTCTGCTTTCTGTGcag ATATGGCCGTGCAGAACTTTGTGGGTGATGCGTTCCGTGGAGCCACCTGGGTCTCCCTTCACAATGGGGGAGGAGTCGGCTG gggtgaaGTGATGAACGGGGGCTTTGGTCTCCTGCTGGACGGATCTGAGGAGGCTGGACGACGAGCTCGCCTCATGCTGAACTGGGACGTCTCCAATGGG gtTGCTAGGCGCTGCTGGTCCGGTAACGCTAATGCCTATGAGACGATCCAGCGCACCATGGAGGACCAGGGCGAGCTGCTCGTCACCATGCCCTTCCCCGTGCAGGACGAGATCGTACTGGACCGCGCTCTGCAGGGATAG